The nucleotide window CCATTTTCCCAATGTGATAGAATCAATATTAACCTCGAATGGCTAAAAACAACAAATTCTATGTCGTATGGAAAGGATTAGAACCAGGCGTTTATTCAAGTTGGGAAGAATGCAAAAAACAGATTGATAATTTTAAGGGCGCCCAATACAAATCATTCCCTTCCAAAAAAGAAGCCGAAGAAGCCTTTCAAAAACCCTTTAGCAATCAATTTAAGAAAAGTAAAAACTCTACTATACAACATGGTCCTTCGCCAAACTTAAATTCAATTTCTGTTGATGCCGCATCTAGTGGAAATCCAGGAATAATGGAATACCAAGGAGTGGACACAGGAACAAAGCAACTTTTGTTTAAACAAGGCCCATTCCCCGAAGGAACCAATAATATTGGTGAATTTTTAGCCATTGTACATGGTTTAGCCTTTCTAAAGAAAAAAAATAGTTCTCGTATTATCTATACCGATTCAAAAACTGCAATGACTTGGGTTAGAAAAAAGAAATGCAACACGAAATTAGAAGTAACTTCAAAAAACAAGGAACTTTTCGACCTCATTGAGAGAGCAGAAAATTGGTTAACAACAAACACATTTCAAACCAAAATTGAAAAATGGGAGACCAAAATATGGGGAGAAATTCCGGCTGATTTTGGTCGAAAATAAGATTTGACCTGCACTTAAAAGACCCTTGTTTTTTACCCAATTTAATTTTGTAAATTTGCCGCAAATTAAAACCCCCTTATGAGCCAATTACTTATTGTTGGTACTGTTGCCTTTGATGCTATTGAAACACCTTTCGGTAAATCTGATAAAATCTTGGGCGGTGCAGCTACCTTTATAGGCCTTGCGGCTTCTCAATTTGATATTAATTCAGCAATAGTTTCTATAGTTGGGGGCGATTTCCCTAAGGAATATTTAAGTTTATTAGAAAGAAGAAATATAGATACTACCGGCATAGAAATCGTTGAGGACGGCAAAACGTTTTTTTGGCATGGACGATACCACAACGATATGAACAGCCGTGATACGTTGGTCACTGAATTAAATGTGTTGGCAGATTTTAACCCTATAGTCCCCGCATCACATAAAAACTCAGAAATTGTGGTATTGGGCAACCTTCATCCTCAGGTACAAATAAGTGTTTTAGAGCAAATGGAAACTAAACCCAAGATGGCCATTTTAGACACTATGAATTTTTGGATGGACAATACCCCTGAAGATTTAAACAGGGTTATTGGCATGGTTAATGCCATTACCATAAATGATGCTGAGGCAAGACAGCTTACAGGAGAATACTCCTTATTGGTTGCTGCGAGAAAGATACAACAGATGGGCCCTGAATATGTTGTTATTAAAAAAGGTGAGCATGGAGCATTATTATTTCATGAGGATGAAATTTTTTATGCCCCAGCATTACCGCTCGAAGAAGTATTTGATCCTACAGGTGCCGGAGATACATTTGCTGGCGGTTTTGCCGGGTATTTGGCCTGCACGAGAGATATAGAGTTTAATAATATTAAAAATGCGGTGATTTATGGATCTGCTTTGGCGTCCTTTAGTGTTGAAAAGTTTGGCACCCAAAGAATGCTCGACCTAAAGCCGCAAGAATTGAGGGAAAGGTTGGAACAATTTAAACAACTAACCCAATTTGAGATTGAATTAACATAAATCAGCGCGCTCAAAAGGAGCGCGTTTTATTTTTACGTATAAAATGAGTGACGCAATTAAGCACGAATGTGGAATCGCACAAATTAGGTTACTGAAACCATTATCCTATTATAAGGAAAAATATGGTACCGCTTTTTATGGTGTGAACAAAATGTATCTAATGATGGAAAAGCAGCATAACCGTGGACAAGACGGCGCTGGTTTTGCAAGTATTAAATTAGATACGGCCCCTGGAGAACGCTATATTAGTCGTATTCGTTCAGTTGCACAACAGCCAATTCAAGATATATTCGACCAAATTAATGATCGCATCAATAAAGAATTCATTGAACACCCTGAATATATCGATGATGTAGAAAAGCAAAAGAGGTACATCCCATATATTGGAGAAGTATTATTAGGCCATGTTAGATATGGTACTTTTGGAAAAAACAGTGTTGAAAGTGTTCATCCATTTTTGCGCCAGAATAACTGGATGCACAGAAATCTTATCGTTGCTGGTAATTTCAATATGACCAACGTTAACGAGCTCTTTGATACCTTAGTATCTCTCGGTCAACATCCAAAGGAAAAAGCTGACACCATAACAATAATGGAAAAAATTGGTCACTTCTTAGATGATGAAGTAGCCAAAAACTACAAGAAGCTAAAGAAAGAAGGTTATTCGAAAATAGAATGCTCCCCACTAATTGCAGAAAGATTAAACGTAGCAAAAATATTACGAAAAGCTGCGAAAAATTGGGATGGTGGTTATGCAATGGCTGGTTTGTTTGGACATGGTGACGCTTTCGTGTTGAGGGATCCTGCTGGAATAAGACCTGCATATTATTACAAAGATGAGGAGTTCGTTGTAATTGCCTCAGAACGCCCAGTTATTCAGACTGTATTTAATGTAGCGTTTGAAGATGTCATCGAGCTCGATCCTGGCCATGCAATTATCACTAAAAAAACAGGTGAAGTTTCAATAAAGCAAATTGTAGAACCACTACCTAGAAAGGCATGTTCTTTTGAGCGAATTTATTTTTCTAGAGGCAGCGATGCCGAAATTTATAAAGAGCGTAAACAACTCGGTAGATTGTTGATGCCAAAAGTTTTGCAGAATATTGATTATGATACTGAAAATACCGTGTTTTCTTATATCCCCAATACTGCAGAAACTTCATTTTACGGTATGATCGACCAATTAGAAACCTTTTTAAACGAGAAAAAAACAAAGGCAATTTTAGAAGGTAAAGGGGAATTATCTGCTGAAAAGGTAACAGAAATTTTAGCGGAATCGCCTCGCATGGAAAAAATAGCTATTAAAGATGTAAAGCTTCGCACCTTTATTACGGAAGATAGTAGTCGAGACGATTTGGTTGCCCATGTTTATGATGTTACTTACGGGGTAATAAAACGAAATGATAATTTAGTAATTATAGATGACAGCATTGTTAGAGGAACAACGTTAAAAAAGAGCATTATAAAAATGCTCGATCGGTTAAATCCGAAAAAAATAATAGTTGTGTCTTCAGCTCCACAAATACGATATCCAGACTGTTATGGAATCGATATGGCAAAACTAGAAGACTTAGTAGCCTTCCGAGGTATGCTGGAATTATTAAAGGAGAATGACAAGTATCATTTAATTGAAGAGGTTTATAAAAAATGTGCGAAACAAGTTAATTATCATGACACTGAGGTGGTGAACCACGTTAAAGAACTGTATTCATTATTTACAGCCGAGGAAATTTCTGATAA belongs to Aegicerativicinus sediminis and includes:
- a CDS encoding amidophosphoribosyltransferase; translated protein: MSDAIKHECGIAQIRLLKPLSYYKEKYGTAFYGVNKMYLMMEKQHNRGQDGAGFASIKLDTAPGERYISRIRSVAQQPIQDIFDQINDRINKEFIEHPEYIDDVEKQKRYIPYIGEVLLGHVRYGTFGKNSVESVHPFLRQNNWMHRNLIVAGNFNMTNVNELFDTLVSLGQHPKEKADTITIMEKIGHFLDDEVAKNYKKLKKEGYSKIECSPLIAERLNVAKILRKAAKNWDGGYAMAGLFGHGDAFVLRDPAGIRPAYYYKDEEFVVIASERPVIQTVFNVAFEDVIELDPGHAIITKKTGEVSIKQIVEPLPRKACSFERIYFSRGSDAEIYKERKQLGRLLMPKVLQNIDYDTENTVFSYIPNTAETSFYGMIDQLETFLNEKKTKAILEGKGELSAEKVTEILAESPRMEKIAIKDVKLRTFITEDSSRDDLVAHVYDVTYGVIKRNDNLVIIDDSIVRGTTLKKSIIKMLDRLNPKKIIVVSSAPQIRYPDCYGIDMAKLEDLVAFRGMLELLKENDKYHLIEEVYKKCAKQVNYHDTEVVNHVKELYSLFTAEEISDKIAELISDDGVNAEVKVIFQTIENLHNACPKNLGDWYFTGNYPTPGGNRVVNRAFMNFYEGKNERAY
- a CDS encoding PfkB family carbohydrate kinase, which produces MSQLLIVGTVAFDAIETPFGKSDKILGGAATFIGLAASQFDINSAIVSIVGGDFPKEYLSLLERRNIDTTGIEIVEDGKTFFWHGRYHNDMNSRDTLVTELNVLADFNPIVPASHKNSEIVVLGNLHPQVQISVLEQMETKPKMAILDTMNFWMDNTPEDLNRVIGMVNAITINDAEARQLTGEYSLLVAARKIQQMGPEYVVIKKGEHGALLFHEDEIFYAPALPLEEVFDPTGAGDTFAGGFAGYLACTRDIEFNNIKNAVIYGSALASFSVEKFGTQRMLDLKPQELRERLEQFKQLTQFEIELT
- a CDS encoding ribonuclease H1 domain-containing protein; this encodes MAKNNKFYVVWKGLEPGVYSSWEECKKQIDNFKGAQYKSFPSKKEAEEAFQKPFSNQFKKSKNSTIQHGPSPNLNSISVDAASSGNPGIMEYQGVDTGTKQLLFKQGPFPEGTNNIGEFLAIVHGLAFLKKKNSSRIIYTDSKTAMTWVRKKKCNTKLEVTSKNKELFDLIERAENWLTTNTFQTKIEKWETKIWGEIPADFGRK